In a genomic window of Nodosilinea sp. E11:
- a CDS encoding glycosyltransferase family 2 protein: MQGNCLAAIPSFSAAKLDHTVTQPPPVLLAKPPLAQTRVSVIVPVRNEAATLQKTLLALANQVDFNGDPLDSRTYEVIVFANNCTDRSAAIARRFGRQHSEFQLHILEQTLPASEANIGRVRQLLMDEAYRRFIGLGRPQGIIASTDGDSEVDCCWVAAILHEIAGGADAVGGRTVIHQAERAALDRATKASYLRFVGYRYLIKQLEDCLDPDPFDPAPRHYQFFGANFAVTHTMYALAGGMPPVHTSEDVAFHNAAVAAGAKVRHSLLMRVTTSARHEGRATQGLADRLSQFQTLGQRRQSFLVEPAAAIEAKLLARRDLRRYWMQITNDQPESDLTAQRLVRLANQLAVPKLELHQALEQSLTLGELFQRVEHCQQRSGLWQQRWTAVPIEGAIADLRLCLNRWRQPVDRPPLGQMAALRAKAGLVDVALAD, translated from the coding sequence ATGCAAGGTAATTGCTTGGCAGCAATTCCCAGTTTTTCTGCTGCAAAACTGGATCACACTGTAACCCAGCCGCCCCCTGTACTGCTTGCTAAACCGCCGCTGGCCCAAACCCGAGTTTCTGTAATTGTGCCTGTGCGCAACGAAGCCGCCACCCTACAAAAAACGTTGCTAGCCCTGGCTAACCAAGTTGATTTCAACGGTGATCCGTTAGATAGCCGCACCTACGAAGTGATTGTCTTTGCCAACAACTGTACCGATCGATCGGCGGCGATCGCCCGTCGTTTTGGGCGGCAACATAGTGAGTTCCAACTGCATATTTTGGAGCAAACCCTGCCAGCCAGTGAGGCCAATATTGGGCGAGTGCGCCAGCTACTCATGGATGAAGCCTACCGTCGATTCATTGGGCTGGGACGACCCCAGGGAATTATTGCCTCTACCGACGGCGACAGCGAGGTCGATTGCTGCTGGGTGGCTGCCATTTTGCACGAAATAGCCGGCGGGGCCGATGCCGTGGGTGGCCGGACGGTGATTCACCAGGCAGAGCGAGCGGCTTTAGATCGAGCGACCAAGGCCTCTTATCTACGCTTTGTGGGATACCGATATTTGATTAAGCAGCTTGAAGACTGTCTTGACCCCGACCCCTTTGATCCGGCCCCCCGGCACTATCAATTTTTTGGGGCTAACTTTGCCGTCACCCACACTATGTATGCTTTGGCGGGGGGGATGCCCCCGGTGCACACCTCTGAGGATGTGGCCTTTCACAACGCGGCGGTTGCCGCCGGGGCTAAGGTGCGCCACAGCCTGTTAATGCGGGTGACAACGTCGGCTCGCCACGAGGGCCGTGCTACTCAGGGCCTAGCCGATCGCCTCAGCCAGTTTCAAACATTAGGGCAGCGGCGGCAGTCGTTTTTAGTCGAGCCAGCGGCGGCCATCGAGGCCAAACTGCTGGCCCGTCGCGATCTACGCCGCTATTGGATGCAGATAACTAACGACCAGCCGGAGTCTGATCTGACAGCCCAGCGGCTAGTCCGGTTGGCTAACCAATTAGCGGTGCCCAAGCTGGAGTTGCACCAAGCCCTTGAGCAGTCGTTGACCCTGGGCGAACTGTTTCAGCGGGTCGAGCATTGTCAGCAGCGGTCGGGGCTTTGGCAGCAACGGTGGACAGCAGTACCGATTGAAGGAGCGATCGCCGATCTGCGTCTGTGCTTAAACCGGTGGCGGCAGCCGGTCGATCGCCCGCCCTTAGGGCAAATGGCGGCGTTGAGGGCTAAAGCGGGCCTGGTTGACGTAGCGCTAGCCGACTAA
- a CDS encoding DUF3891 family protein, whose amino-acid sequence MIVNLQSDGWEIIYHRAHALLAAQIAGHWDFSKQTYRLYETIAAIAYHDNLEKEWEEDQLTEAGAPLDFTLEKESPLEKLSKHADDALYHGRWVAMLISMHLCFLNQGLAEKDAKMADFLDEQRQRQAQWQKELKVSPKDAESAYTFMRWCDRLSLILSQRQIPVGGRQLEITNGPDNKRYTIHQLESGDLGVTPWPFSCDKFTVMVDACDLKKLQFESNDELRKALGEAPRKSISWTLTKP is encoded by the coding sequence ATGATCGTCAATCTTCAATCCGACGGTTGGGAAATTATTTACCACCGTGCCCATGCTCTTTTGGCCGCTCAAATTGCTGGCCATTGGGACTTTAGTAAACAGACCTATCGGCTCTACGAAACCATTGCGGCGATCGCTTACCACGATAACCTCGAAAAAGAGTGGGAAGAAGACCAACTCACCGAAGCGGGTGCACCGCTCGACTTCACCCTAGAAAAAGAATCTCCCTTAGAAAAATTAAGCAAACATGCCGATGACGCGCTCTATCATGGGCGTTGGGTGGCTATGCTAATTTCTATGCACCTGTGTTTTTTAAACCAGGGTTTGGCTGAGAAAGATGCTAAGATGGCTGACTTTCTCGACGAGCAACGCCAGCGCCAGGCCCAATGGCAAAAGGAGCTAAAGGTGAGCCCTAAGGACGCAGAATCGGCCTATACGTTTATGCGTTGGTGCGATCGCCTCTCGTTGATTTTGTCCCAGCGCCAGATTCCGGTTGGGGGCCGCCAGTTAGAAATTACCAATGGCCCTGACAACAAGCGCTACACCATTCATCAGCTAGAATCGGGCGATCTGGGGGTGACACCCTGGCCCTTTTCCTGTGATAAATTTACCGTTATGGTCGATGCCTGCGATCTGAAAAAACTTCAGTTTGAGTCTAACGATGAGTTGCGAAAAGCCTTAGGCGAGGCTCCCCGTAAGTCTATTTCCTGGACCTTGACCAAGCCCTAG
- a CDS encoding iron-containing redox enzyme family protein: MFTAVANRNLKEHNANFGSSIAENIDFLTAENQFVDLLNLDNLDQQVNQSPQRVESLEAAIAAALSLAYGDPAQPGDDTAHRFLQRILYRINRLNLFWYDSLNHYKNERSFYLQWLRDRIESVWQTWELKQLDIEQLQQQPVQQTLRAWYETDLDPEITDNKRFLRDELDREGYRRLLAIASLDGLVEASRMSRILGGASNEVQATLIRVLLEEYGNGRLARKHSTFFAKMMADMHLNTQAEGYFDLAPWQLLASINHNFLLTECKRYFLRYNGGLTYFEIAGPSIYTDYLIAAQRLNLSEDSSGYWALHIKEDERHGLWMLEDVALPLAEQYPDQAWELLLGYAQEKLIGDRAGNAIIQQIRQATEPLPAIVSPSLPEATTR; this comes from the coding sequence ATGTTTACCGCCGTAGCTAATCGAAACTTGAAGGAGCACAATGCAAATTTTGGCTCATCAATCGCTGAAAATATTGATTTTTTGACTGCTGAAAATCAGTTTGTCGATCTGCTAAACCTTGACAATTTAGACCAGCAGGTGAACCAGTCACCCCAACGAGTGGAGAGCCTAGAAGCGGCGATCGCAGCGGCCCTTTCCCTCGCATATGGTGACCCCGCTCAACCGGGTGACGACACGGCCCATCGGTTCTTGCAGCGCATTTTATATCGCATTAACCGCCTCAATCTGTTTTGGTACGACAGCCTTAACCACTACAAAAACGAGCGTTCGTTTTACTTGCAGTGGCTGCGCGATCGCATTGAGTCAGTTTGGCAAACCTGGGAGCTAAAGCAGCTAGATATTGAGCAGTTGCAGCAGCAACCGGTGCAGCAAACCCTCAGAGCTTGGTACGAAACCGACCTTGACCCCGAAATTACTGACAATAAGCGGTTTCTGCGCGACGAGCTAGATCGAGAGGGCTACCGGCGACTGTTGGCGATCGCCTCCCTCGATGGGTTAGTAGAAGCCAGCCGCATGTCTCGCATTTTGGGAGGCGCGAGTAACGAAGTACAGGCAACCTTGATTCGGGTGCTGCTAGAGGAATATGGCAACGGTCGCCTAGCCCGCAAGCACTCTACCTTCTTTGCCAAAATGATGGCCGACATGCACCTCAATACCCAGGCCGAAGGGTATTTTGATCTGGCCCCTTGGCAGCTGCTCGCCAGCATTAACCACAACTTTTTGCTGACTGAATGCAAGCGTTACTTTCTGCGCTACAACGGTGGACTCACTTACTTTGAAATCGCTGGTCCGTCGATCTACACCGATTATTTAATCGCCGCTCAGCGCTTAAACCTCAGCGAAGATTCGTCGGGCTACTGGGCTTTGCACATCAAAGAAGACGAGCGCCACGGCCTGTGGATGCTAGAGGATGTGGCGCTGCCCCTAGCCGAACAATACCCCGACCAGGCCTGGGAACTTTTGCTGGGTTACGCCCAGGAGAAACTGATTGGCGATCGCGCTGGCAACGCCATTATTCAGCAAATTAGACAGGCCACTGAGCCCCTGCCCGCCATCGTTTCACCGAGCCTGCCTGAGGCAACCACCCGATAA
- a CDS encoding SDR family oxidoreductase: MPITPDQIPAQTQSRTPALESEMVPRPQYDDPNYKGSGKLKDKVALITGGDSGIGRSVAVYYAKEGADVAIVYLDEHDDAKETQQAVEDYGRRCLLIPGDIRGEEFCREAVNKTVKEFGKLDILVNNAAVQYQEPSLDEIDAARLGDVFATNIFSMFYFAKAATPHMKPGSSIINTTSVNAYKGNASLLSYSTTKGAILAFTRSLAEPMLEKGIRVNGVAPGPIWTPFIPDAFSGDDVSNFGKQVPMGRPGQPMEVAPSFVFLASEDASYIAGQVLHPNGGVVVNG; encoded by the coding sequence ATGCCCATTACCCCCGATCAAATTCCGGCTCAAACCCAAAGTCGCACCCCGGCCCTAGAGTCTGAAATGGTGCCTCGGCCCCAGTACGATGACCCCAACTACAAAGGGAGTGGCAAGCTCAAAGACAAAGTCGCCCTGATTACGGGTGGTGACAGCGGCATTGGTCGCTCGGTGGCGGTTTATTACGCGAAAGAAGGAGCCGATGTTGCGATCGTCTACCTTGACGAACACGACGACGCCAAAGAAACTCAGCAGGCCGTCGAAGACTACGGGCGACGGTGTTTACTGATTCCTGGTGATATTCGCGGGGAAGAGTTTTGCCGTGAGGCGGTGAATAAAACCGTAAAGGAGTTTGGCAAACTCGATATTTTGGTTAACAATGCCGCCGTTCAATACCAAGAACCTAGCCTTGACGAAATTGACGCGGCCCGGCTCGGCGATGTGTTTGCCACCAATATCTTTTCGATGTTTTACTTTGCCAAAGCCGCTACTCCCCATATGAAACCAGGTAGCTCAATTATCAACACCACCTCGGTAAATGCTTACAAAGGCAATGCTAGCTTGCTGAGCTACTCCACCACTAAGGGGGCAATTTTGGCCTTTACCCGTTCCTTAGCCGAGCCGATGCTGGAGAAAGGCATTCGCGTCAATGGTGTGGCTCCTGGCCCGATCTGGACCCCGTTTATTCCCGATGCATTTTCGGGTGACGATGTCTCAAATTTCGGCAAACAGGTGCCCATGGGTCGCCCTGGGCAGCCCATGGAAGTAGCCCCGAGCTTTGTTTTCTTAGCTTCTGAGGATGCATCTTACATCGCGGGTCAAGTGCTGCACCCCAATGGTGGCGTGGTGGTAAACGGCTAA
- a CDS encoding DUF421 domain-containing protein: MICEFAASNNPLIHTLIIGSLAYLALIVLLRLSGKRTLSKWNAFDFVVTVALGSILATVLLSTDIPLAQGALGLGLLIGWQFVFTWLSVRSRPFQQWIKGHPTLLLWQGELRKEALQRERVTEGEVRAAVRSQGGAALEQVAAIVLETDGTFSVIMQNDSEVEPSALSDVWGL, encoded by the coding sequence ATGATTTGCGAGTTTGCAGCTTCCAATAACCCGCTGATTCACACCCTAATAATCGGCAGTCTGGCCTACTTAGCCCTGATTGTATTGCTGCGACTGTCGGGCAAGCGAACGCTGTCAAAGTGGAATGCCTTTGACTTTGTCGTGACGGTGGCCCTAGGGTCAATTTTGGCTACGGTGCTGCTCTCAACCGATATACCGCTGGCCCAGGGAGCGTTGGGTTTAGGGCTATTGATTGGTTGGCAGTTTGTGTTTACCTGGCTCTCGGTGCGATCGCGGCCTTTTCAGCAGTGGATCAAAGGACACCCGACGCTGTTGCTCTGGCAGGGCGAACTCAGAAAAGAGGCCCTGCAGCGGGAACGGGTCACCGAAGGTGAAGTACGCGCTGCAGTCCGTTCTCAGGGAGGCGCTGCCCTAGAGCAGGTGGCGGCCATTGTGTTAGAAACCGATGGTACCTTCAGCGTGATCATGCAGAACGATAGCGAGGTTGAACCCTCAGCCCTGTCTGATGTGTGGGGTTTATAA
- a CDS encoding PIG-L deacetylase family protein, translating into MAPLEMTPLAPFEAIAQLPLGSLDDLPLAPVVVVAPHPDDETLGCGGAIAQLRSRGYPVQVLVVSDGANSHPRSQRYPAPRLRQVRQAETCQALALLRVKAEAVTFLGLPDGSVPPIDLAAGLAQASPLAQTALEQCRAYLHRVAPRTIFVPYQFDPHRDHRASWQLVQGAIAGLPQPPRLIEYPIWDWDPRQRQPLGDRYRAWRLDIAPHLALKQQAIYCYRSQTTDLIDDDPTGFRLTPELIANFLHPWEIYLEHIP; encoded by the coding sequence ATGGCACCGCTAGAGATGACGCCCCTGGCCCCCTTCGAGGCGATCGCTCAGCTGCCCCTGGGCTCCCTCGACGATCTGCCCCTCGCCCCGGTGGTGGTGGTGGCCCCTCACCCCGACGACGAAACCCTGGGCTGTGGGGGAGCGATTGCCCAGCTGCGATCGCGAGGTTACCCGGTTCAGGTGCTGGTGGTCAGCGATGGGGCTAACTCCCATCCGCGATCGCAGCGCTACCCCGCTCCCCGGCTGCGGCAGGTGCGCCAGGCCGAAACCTGCCAGGCTCTGGCCTTGCTTCGGGTTAAGGCCGAGGCCGTTACTTTTTTGGGCCTGCCCGATGGCTCAGTGCCGCCCATCGACTTGGCGGCGGGGCTGGCCCAGGCCTCGCCGCTGGCCCAAACGGCCCTAGAGCAATGCCGGGCCTACCTACATCGGGTGGCTCCCCGCACTATTTTTGTGCCCTACCAGTTTGACCCCCACCGCGACCACCGCGCCAGTTGGCAGCTTGTGCAGGGGGCGATCGCCGGTTTGCCCCAGCCACCCCGCCTGATCGAATACCCGATTTGGGATTGGGACCCGCGCCAGCGCCAGCCCCTGGGCGATCGCTATCGCGCCTGGCGGCTCGACATCGCCCCCCACCTTGCTCTCAAGCAGCAGGCGATTTACTGCTACCGTTCCCAAACTACCGACCTGATTGACGACGACCCCACCGGCTTTCGCCTCACCCCGGAGTTGATTGCTAACTTTCTCCACCCTTGGGAAATTTACCTGGAGCACATTCCTTAA
- a CDS encoding acyl-CoA dehydrogenase family protein, with amino-acid sequence MAELLQLASQLADDFAARAAAVDCSGAFPAAEFEQLAAAGFLAAPLVRGLGGCGLGTDAATTYDLLRLLKHVGRGNLAIGRVYEGHVNALQLIQTFGTAEQIDRYGREARDQHKLFGVWNAEDAEGLRILPLGGGRYRLEGAKTFCSGGGYVERPFVNGKLPDGTWQMCIVPMDQVQTSCDRSWWQPLGMRATASYKIDFSGVELGATALIGQPGDYLRQPWLTAGVVRFAAVQLGGAEALFDLTRQYLQGEQRTEHPYQQERLGQMAIAIESGNLWLRGAADRLVAYDPQFGGSPRDGEACPDQLVAYANMMRTAIEQICIDTMQLCQRSVGTRGLMSPHALERVTRDLTLYLRQPAYDAAIAGAGAYVLTQTTPADRLWHR; translated from the coding sequence ATCGCCGAACTGTTGCAGTTAGCCAGTCAGTTGGCCGACGACTTTGCAGCACGGGCGGCGGCGGTCGATTGTTCTGGGGCGTTTCCGGCAGCGGAGTTTGAGCAACTGGCGGCGGCTGGCTTTTTGGCAGCTCCCTTAGTCCGAGGACTGGGTGGCTGTGGCTTAGGCACTGACGCGGCGACCACCTACGACCTACTGCGGCTGCTCAAGCACGTTGGCCGGGGCAATTTGGCCATTGGTCGGGTGTACGAGGGCCATGTGAATGCCCTTCAGCTGATTCAGACCTTTGGCACCGCTGAGCAAATCGATCGCTACGGTCGTGAGGCCCGCGATCAGCACAAGCTATTTGGCGTTTGGAATGCTGAAGATGCCGAAGGACTGCGAATTTTGCCTCTAGGTGGGGGCCGCTACCGTCTAGAGGGGGCAAAAACCTTTTGCTCCGGAGGGGGCTATGTAGAACGGCCCTTCGTCAACGGCAAGCTGCCCGACGGCACCTGGCAGATGTGTATCGTGCCGATGGATCAGGTGCAGACTAGCTGCGATCGCAGTTGGTGGCAGCCATTAGGTATGCGGGCCACCGCCAGCTACAAAATTGACTTTAGTGGCGTTGAGCTGGGGGCCACCGCGTTGATTGGTCAGCCCGGCGACTACCTGCGTCAGCCCTGGCTGACCGCTGGCGTCGTGCGCTTTGCCGCCGTGCAGTTGGGCGGAGCCGAAGCCCTGTTTGACCTCACCCGCCAATACCTGCAAGGCGAACAGCGCACTGAGCACCCCTACCAGCAGGAGCGGCTGGGGCAAATGGCGATCGCGATCGAGAGTGGCAACCTCTGGCTGCGCGGAGCGGCAGATCGTCTCGTCGCCTACGATCCGCAGTTTGGCGGCAGCCCACGGGATGGCGAGGCCTGCCCTGACCAACTGGTGGCCTACGCCAATATGATGCGCACCGCCATCGAGCAGATCTGCATAGACACTATGCAACTGTGCCAGCGCTCTGTGGGCACGCGGGGGCTGATGTCGCCCCATGCCCTAGAGCGGGTGACACGCGATCTCACCCTCTACCTGCGGCAGCCCGCCTACGACGCCGCCATAGCCGGAGCCGGGGCCTACGTGCTCACCCAGACCACCCCCGCCGATCGCCTATGGCACCGCTAG
- a CDS encoding class I SAM-dependent DNA methyltransferase: MTDPVREQSLAADFFDRLYQADPDPWRFETSDYEAAKYAATLAALPKPRYASAFEIGGSIGVLTEQLAHRCDALLSVDISALAQQRAQERCRHLPQVRLALMNVPEEYPDQRFDLVVLSEVGYYWCRADLHRAQQQIYQSLRPGGHLLLVHWLHEAPSYPLRGDDVHNAFQAFAKSRLTHLAGDRTADYRLDLYERP, from the coding sequence ATGACTGACCCCGTTCGTGAACAGTCCCTAGCCGCCGACTTTTTTGATCGCCTCTACCAGGCCGACCCCGATCCCTGGCGGTTTGAAACCAGCGATTACGAAGCCGCTAAGTATGCCGCCACCCTGGCTGCCCTGCCCAAACCGCGCTACGCCTCAGCCTTTGAGATTGGCGGATCGATCGGCGTACTCACCGAGCAGTTGGCCCACCGCTGCGATGCCCTGCTATCGGTTGATATTTCGGCCCTGGCCCAACAGCGAGCCCAAGAACGCTGCCGGCACTTGCCCCAGGTGCGCTTAGCGCTGATGAATGTGCCCGAGGAATACCCCGATCAGCGCTTTGATCTGGTGGTGCTGTCTGAGGTTGGCTATTACTGGTGTCGCGCCGATTTGCACCGGGCTCAACAGCAGATCTACCAATCGCTACGCCCCGGTGGGCATCTGCTGCTGGTGCATTGGCTGCACGAGGCCCCCAGCTATCCTCTGCGGGGCGACGATGTGCACAATGCGTTTCAAGCGTTTGCCAAGTCACGGTTGACTCACCTGGCGGGCGATCGCACTGCCGACTACCGCCTAGACCTCTACGAACGCCCCTAG
- a CDS encoding DUF2231 domain-containing protein — MDAQDYQNQSNSVPYPNLPPLIDSRATEYHGTGITSSVAIFGHPIHPIIVIFPVAFLSAAAGTDLGYLLTQDFFWARAGVWLLGLGVLAGVGAAVTGMADFIKIPRVRNRRAGWAHMVLNIGAMVLSLINVLLRLGDPAAPIVPLGLILSCTVAVLLLASGWFGGELTFRHKVGIVGPGETLER; from the coding sequence ATGGATGCTCAAGATTACCAAAATCAGTCTAATTCGGTGCCGTATCCTAACCTGCCCCCGCTGATTGACAGTCGGGCAACCGAATATCACGGCACAGGCATTACCAGTTCAGTGGCAATTTTTGGCCATCCTATCCATCCCATCATCGTCATTTTTCCGGTTGCTTTTTTAAGTGCGGCTGCCGGCACTGACCTGGGCTATTTGCTCACCCAAGATTTCTTTTGGGCGAGGGCTGGGGTTTGGCTGCTAGGGTTAGGGGTATTAGCCGGGGTCGGCGCTGCCGTTACGGGCATGGCCGACTTTATCAAAATTCCTCGGGTACGTAACCGCCGGGCGGGGTGGGCCCACATGGTGCTCAACATTGGGGCCATGGTGCTCAGCCTCATCAACGTTCTGCTGCGGTTGGGCGACCCAGCCGCTCCAATTGTTCCCCTAGGGCTGATTTTGTCTTGCACGGTGGCAGTGCTGTTGTTGGCCAGCGGTTGGTTTGGTGGCGAGCTAACCTTTCGCCACAAAGTCGGTATTGTTGGCCCTGGAGAAACTCTAGAGCGATAG
- a CDS encoding hemerythrin domain-containing protein, translating to MPATLTDQKRTAIAEKLADIKVIQGLIIENEEQFLSQCSDGHLRKRLEDMLEDDQKNLDIVETAITQYGIQAEPKATVQEFVSQAKDTLSRSELTLYEKMAQHELLKHGQVVSGLVVHKAAQVVGQDVEAALAPLNTVNFENRAHQEQLKGMLEYLGTLELTGQEPQQGLWARVQDAVAAATGVVGSVATQSSDATSADVLDLIFMDHQKAKTLMSEIRNADNAEQIKVLFGQLYKDLLVHAKAEEDVVYPAVQSFYGNDDTQELYSEQAEMETLLNEMKAMPSTGEPFMAKVKQLKAMVGDHTRQEESTMFASMRKNLSDSDRQQLGRRFKESKQSLQSQM from the coding sequence ATGCCTGCTACATTGACCGATCAAAAACGCACTGCGATCGCCGAAAAACTAGCCGACATTAAGGTGATCCAAGGCCTAATCATTGAAAATGAAGAGCAATTTCTCAGCCAGTGCAGCGATGGCCATCTGCGCAAGCGTCTGGAAGATATGCTTGAAGATGACCAAAAAAACTTAGATATAGTCGAAACTGCTATTACTCAATACGGCATTCAGGCTGAGCCCAAGGCCACTGTGCAGGAGTTTGTCAGCCAGGCCAAAGATACTCTCTCCCGTTCTGAGCTTACCCTCTACGAAAAAATGGCTCAGCACGAATTGCTCAAGCATGGTCAGGTAGTCTCGGGTCTGGTAGTGCACAAAGCCGCTCAGGTCGTGGGGCAAGATGTAGAAGCCGCCCTGGCCCCCCTCAATACTGTCAACTTTGAGAACCGCGCCCACCAAGAGCAGCTCAAGGGCATGCTCGAATACCTCGGCACCCTAGAGCTCACTGGGCAAGAACCCCAACAGGGCCTGTGGGCTCGGGTGCAGGATGCGGTTGCTGCAGCAACGGGCGTTGTGGGTAGCGTTGCCACCCAATCGTCCGATGCCACCTCTGCTGACGTGCTCGATCTGATCTTTATGGATCACCAGAAGGCCAAGACTCTGATGAGCGAAATTCGCAACGCCGATAACGCTGAGCAGATCAAGGTTTTGTTTGGTCAACTCTACAAAGACCTGCTGGTGCATGCCAAAGCCGAAGAAGACGTCGTTTATCCGGCGGTGCAGTCGTTCTACGGCAATGACGATACCCAAGAGCTATACAGCGAGCAGGCCGAAATGGAAACCCTGCTGAACGAGATGAAAGCCATGCCCTCTACCGGCGAACCGTTCATGGCCAAAGTTAAACAGCTCAAGGCTATGGTGGGCGATCACACTCGTCAGGAAGAGAGCACCATGTTTGCCTCTATGCGCAAAAACCTATCTGACAGCGATCGCCAGCAGCTAGGTCGGCGCTTCAAGGAGAGCAAGCAGAGCCTACAAAGCCAAATGTAG
- a CDS encoding MBL fold metallo-hydrolase, giving the protein MSLVLEQIKTPGLAQLSYIVGDDAAGVAAVIDPRRDIEIYLERSRQLGLRLTHAIETHIHADFVSGSRELQARLGIPILAGQSDDYQFDYQPLLPETSLDLGQITLTAIHTPGHTPEHISLLLADAQQGDEPFAIFTGDFVFNLDVGRPDLLGSDTSRTLAKQLYHSLFDRLMPLGDRLEIYPCHGAGSACGTSIGDRTQTTIGNERRFSPAFQSRSEAEFVDWLLGDLPEPPRHYARLKKVNAAGPPLQGCFQTPQAMSVELFQQQMEHPDTLIIDTRSMLGFGGGHIPGAINIGLGPAFPTWVGWLIEPDTSILLITEGPEQLQQASEHLFRLGYDRVSGYLHGGMTAWLNQGLPLQRITQMPVCELYDQLDRDDLLILDVRSDQEFLKGAVPHAQHLYLPYLEKELSRLDHTKAVATYCGSGYRASIAASLLQKYGFASVINIPGSWSAWRSANLPVEQPKTTAMPKVAL; this is encoded by the coding sequence ATGAGTCTTGTCTTAGAGCAAATAAAAACCCCAGGGTTAGCCCAGCTATCTTATATAGTTGGCGACGATGCGGCGGGGGTTGCTGCCGTTATTGATCCACGCCGAGACATCGAGATCTATTTAGAGCGATCGCGCCAGCTAGGCCTGCGCTTAACCCATGCGATCGAAACCCACATTCACGCCGATTTTGTCTCCGGCTCCAGGGAACTGCAAGCGCGTTTGGGCATTCCCATTTTGGCGGGGCAGAGTGACGATTACCAGTTTGATTACCAACCGCTGCTTCCCGAGACCAGCCTAGACCTTGGCCAGATTACTCTGACAGCCATCCATACCCCTGGGCACACTCCCGAGCACATTAGCCTGCTGCTGGCCGATGCCCAGCAGGGAGATGAGCCCTTTGCGATTTTTACCGGCGATTTTGTCTTTAACCTCGATGTCGGTCGCCCTGACTTGCTAGGCAGTGACACCAGCCGCACCCTGGCTAAACAGCTCTACCATTCACTGTTTGATCGGCTGATGCCCCTGGGCGATCGCCTCGAGATCTACCCCTGCCACGGAGCGGGGTCGGCCTGCGGCACCTCCATTGGCGATCGCACCCAAACCACCATTGGCAACGAGCGACGGTTTAGCCCCGCCTTTCAATCGCGTAGCGAAGCAGAGTTTGTCGACTGGTTACTGGGCGATCTGCCCGAGCCACCCCGCCACTATGCCCGCCTCAAAAAAGTTAACGCCGCTGGACCGCCCCTTCAGGGTTGCTTTCAGACCCCCCAGGCAATGTCGGTGGAGCTGTTTCAACAACAGATGGAACATCCCGACACCCTAATCATCGATACCCGGTCGATGCTGGGCTTTGGCGGGGGCCATATTCCTGGAGCGATCAACATTGGGTTAGGGCCTGCGTTTCCCACCTGGGTGGGCTGGCTCATCGAGCCAGATACCTCAATTCTGCTCATTACCGAAGGGCCAGAGCAGCTTCAGCAAGCTAGCGAACATCTCTTTCGCCTAGGCTATGACCGGGTAAGTGGCTATCTCCATGGGGGCATGACGGCCTGGCTAAACCAGGGATTGCCCCTACAACGCATTACCCAAATGCCGGTATGTGAGCTCTATGACCAACTCGACCGCGACGATCTGCTCATTCTCGATGTGCGTAGTGACCAGGAGTTCTTAAAGGGCGCAGTGCCCCATGCCCAGCACCTCTATTTGCCCTATTTAGAAAAAGAGCTGTCTCGGCTAGATCACACTAAGGCTGTGGCTACCTACTGCGGCAGCGGCTATCGGGCCTCAATCGCCGCCAGCCTGCTGCAAAAGTACGGCTTTGCCTCGGTGATCAATATTCCGGGGTCTTGGAGCGCTTGGCGATCGGCCAATCTGCCGGTCGAGCAACCCAAGACAACCGCGATGCCCAAGGTTGCCCTATAG
- a CDS encoding phospholipid-binding protein produces MTWHNQIDFDQCDLAVTTGAQHQAMTPGLTNTYDSELREKAGMHTPPPPPECMGLEGEYDDYGLVRRVAEALDHDPTLKAVDTVTLSQHGSTVALAGQVSDRTLLERVVAIASAVDGTRAVDSTHITVGN; encoded by the coding sequence ATGACTTGGCACAACCAGATCGATTTTGATCAGTGTGATTTGGCCGTTACCACGGGGGCACAGCACCAGGCGATGACCCCGGGCCTCACCAATACCTACGACAGTGAGTTGCGCGAAAAAGCGGGGATGCACACGCCGCCACCGCCGCCGGAGTGCATGGGCCTAGAGGGAGAGTATGACGACTATGGCCTGGTGCGGCGGGTGGCTGAGGCTCTAGACCACGATCCAACCCTTAAGGCTGTAGATACTGTGACTCTAAGTCAACACGGGAGCACCGTTGCGCTGGCAGGGCAGGTGAGCGATCGCACTCTTTTAGAGCGCGTTGTTGCTATAGCCAGCGCCGTCGATGGCACTCGCGCCGTCGATAGCACCCACATCACGGTGGGTAACTAA